In the genome of Neisseria animaloris, one region contains:
- a CDS encoding glycerol dehydrogenase, with protein sequence MATVKSITSPMKFLIQAGLLGDLGKHIKQYGNAGLIICDPFILEKAKTETRPSLEEHGLKAIFSVFGGESSDEEIERQKTEFGTGNCEFVVGIGGGKTLDTAKAVAYYQKVPVVIFPTLASTDAPCTALTVIYNPDGSFNRYLFLPNNPDAVLADTKLLAAEPARFFAAGVGDGLATYFEARTCYATNGINLVLMQPSLTGLGIAKMCYETIRDYAPQAMSAVAAKSVTPALERTIEATIYMSGVGAESGGLAAAHAIHNGMTAVHDLHGAMHGEKVAFGLVAQLVLEGAPTEELEEVIGIIKAVGLPLTLKDLGLKEFKEAEWHEVAKLACAEGETIHNEPFKVTPDMVYDAIVAADKLLQQYR encoded by the coding sequence AAGCAATACGGCAATGCCGGTTTGATTATCTGCGATCCGTTCATTCTTGAAAAAGCCAAAACCGAAACACGACCCAGTTTGGAAGAACACGGCTTAAAGGCAATATTCAGCGTATTCGGCGGCGAAAGTTCCGATGAAGAAATCGAACGCCAGAAAACGGAATTCGGTACCGGAAATTGCGAATTCGTTGTCGGTATCGGCGGCGGCAAAACGCTTGATACCGCCAAAGCGGTGGCTTATTACCAAAAAGTGCCCGTCGTTATTTTCCCCACCCTAGCCTCAACCGACGCACCGTGCACGGCTTTAACCGTGATATACAACCCTGACGGCTCGTTCAACCGCTATCTGTTCCTGCCCAACAATCCGGACGCGGTATTGGCCGACACCAAGCTGTTGGCTGCCGAACCCGCACGCTTTTTTGCAGCCGGTGTCGGAGACGGTTTGGCCACTTATTTTGAAGCACGCACTTGCTACGCCACCAACGGTATCAATTTGGTATTGATGCAGCCGAGCCTAACCGGCTTGGGTATTGCCAAAATGTGTTACGAAACCATCCGCGACTATGCCCCTCAGGCCATGAGCGCCGTTGCCGCCAAATCCGTTACTCCGGCATTGGAACGCACGATCGAAGCCACTATTTACATGAGCGGCGTAGGGGCGGAATCGGGCGGATTGGCCGCCGCACACGCCATCCATAACGGCATGACCGCCGTTCATGACCTGCACGGGGCCATGCACGGCGAAAAAGTGGCGTTCGGATTGGTGGCTCAACTGGTGCTGGAAGGTGCGCCGACCGAAGAATTGGAAGAAGTTATCGGCATTATTAAAGCCGTCGGCCTGCCGCTTACCCTGAAAGACTTAGGCTTGAAAGAATTTAAAGAAGCCGAATGGCACGAAGTGGCGAAACTTGCATGCGCGGAAGGGGAAACTATCCACAACGAGCCGTTCAAAGTAACGCCCGACATGGTATACGATGCCATCGTGGCCGCCGATAAACTGCTGCAACAATATCGATAA